A genomic window from Streptomyces sp. WMMC940 includes:
- a CDS encoding DNA-3-methyladenine glycosylase family protein, producing MAGRFTPRPAVTRTTVRGGEVAVPAPRPGAATAGGRERTYVPPGPLDLGLVLGPLRRGPGDPTFRTTPDGSVWRAARTPAGPGTLRVTAKGTAVHAEAWGPGAEWLLDQLPQMLGDLDDPDVFEPRHRLVAASHRRRRGLRLTRTGLVLESLIPSILEQKVTTDEAYRAWRLLVRRYGEPAPGPCSDRMHVMPDARTWSMIPSWEWHRAGVDDKRASTILRAVRVARRMEEAAAMEPEAAMARLELIPGIGPWTSAETVQRSNGAPDAITVGDLHLPRIVGYALAGDRDADDAAMLELLAPYAGQRHRAARFILLGGRTPPRRTPKMPRWDIGGL from the coding sequence GTGGCAGGACGCTTCACCCCCCGGCCCGCCGTCACCCGCACCACGGTGCGCGGCGGCGAGGTCGCCGTACCCGCGCCCCGGCCCGGGGCGGCGACGGCCGGGGGCCGGGAGCGGACATACGTCCCGCCGGGCCCACTGGACCTCGGACTGGTGCTGGGACCGCTGCGGCGCGGCCCGGGCGACCCGACGTTCCGTACGACCCCCGACGGCTCCGTGTGGCGCGCCGCCCGGACGCCCGCCGGCCCGGGCACGCTGCGGGTAACGGCGAAGGGCACGGCGGTGCACGCCGAGGCGTGGGGTCCCGGAGCCGAGTGGCTCCTCGATCAACTGCCCCAGATGCTGGGGGACCTGGACGACCCGGACGTGTTCGAACCGCGCCACCGCCTGGTCGCGGCCAGCCACCGCCGCCGCCGGGGACTGCGCCTCACCCGCACGGGACTGGTCCTGGAGAGCCTGATCCCGTCGATCCTGGAGCAGAAGGTCACCACGGACGAGGCGTACCGCGCCTGGCGCCTCCTCGTACGCAGGTACGGCGAGCCCGCCCCCGGCCCGTGTTCCGACCGGATGCACGTCATGCCGGACGCCCGCACCTGGTCGATGATCCCTTCCTGGGAGTGGCACCGCGCGGGCGTCGACGACAAGCGCGCGTCCACGATCCTGCGCGCGGTCCGTGTCGCACGCCGGATGGAGGAGGCCGCGGCGATGGAGCCCGAGGCGGCCATGGCACGCCTGGAACTGATCCCCGGCATCGGCCCCTGGACCTCCGCCGAGACCGTCCAGCGCAGCAACGGCGCACCGGACGCGATCACCGTCGGGGACCTCCACCTGCCGCGCATCGTCGGTTACGCCCTCGCGGGAGACCGCGACGCGGACGACGCGGCGATGCTCGAACTCCTCGCCCCCTACGCCGGCCAGCGCCACCGTGCCGCCCGCTTCATCCTCCTCGGCGGCCGGACCCCGCCCCGCCGCACACCGAAGATGCCGCGCTGGGACATCGGCGGACTGTGA
- a CDS encoding NDP-sugar synthase, whose amino-acid sequence MTQAQEAILLVGGKGTRLRPLTVNTPKPMLPAAGVPFLTHQLARARAAGVEHIVLATSYLAEVFEPYFGDGSSLGLHLEYVTEVEPLGTGGAIRNVASRLRSGPDDPVLIFNGDILTGLDIRALVDTHRSSGADVSLHLTRVEDPRAFGLVPTDATGRVTAFLEKPQTPEEIVTDQINAGAYVFRRSVIDGIPAGRPVSVERETFPELLSSGAHLQGMVDSTYWLDLGTPQAFVRGSADLVLGRAPSPAVPGRCGDRLVLPTATVAADAKLTGGTVVGEGATVGEGARISGSTVLDGAVVEAGAVVTDSLVGAGARVGARTVLTDAVVGDGAVIGSDNELRDGIRVWCDAAIPAGAIRFSPDQ is encoded by the coding sequence TTGACCCAGGCCCAAGAAGCGATCCTCCTGGTCGGCGGCAAAGGCACACGACTCCGCCCGCTCACCGTGAACACGCCGAAGCCCATGCTCCCGGCGGCGGGGGTGCCGTTCCTCACGCACCAGCTGGCGCGGGCGCGCGCCGCGGGCGTCGAGCACATCGTGCTGGCCACGTCGTATCTGGCGGAGGTCTTCGAGCCGTACTTCGGGGACGGTTCGTCGCTCGGTCTGCATCTGGAGTACGTCACCGAGGTGGAACCGCTGGGCACGGGCGGGGCGATCCGGAACGTCGCCTCCCGACTGAGGTCGGGGCCGGACGACCCGGTGCTCATCTTCAACGGGGACATCCTCACGGGACTGGACATCCGGGCCCTCGTCGACACCCACCGGTCCTCGGGAGCCGATGTGTCGCTGCATCTGACCCGGGTCGAGGACCCCCGCGCCTTCGGCCTGGTGCCCACGGACGCCACGGGCAGGGTCACGGCGTTCCTGGAGAAGCCGCAGACCCCGGAGGAGATCGTCACCGACCAGATCAACGCGGGCGCGTACGTCTTCCGGCGCTCCGTCATCGACGGCATCCCGGCGGGCCGGCCGGTGTCCGTCGAGCGCGAGACCTTCCCCGAGCTGCTGAGCTCCGGGGCCCACCTCCAGGGCATGGTCGACTCCACGTACTGGCTGGACCTCGGCACCCCGCAGGCGTTCGTCCGCGGCTCCGCCGACCTCGTCCTCGGCCGCGCCCCGTCACCGGCGGTGCCGGGCCGCTGCGGGGACCGCCTCGTCCTGCCGACCGCGACGGTCGCCGCCGACGCCAAGCTGACCGGAGGAACCGTCGTCGGCGAGGGCGCCACCGTCGGCGAGGGCGCCAGGATCAGCGGCAGCACGGTCCTGGACGGCGCGGTGGTCGAGGCCGGCGCGGTGGTCACCGACTCGCTCGTCGGCGCGGGCGCGCGCGTGGGCGCCCGCACGGTGCTCACGGACGCGGTCGTCGGGGACGGAGCGGTCATCGGATCCGACAACGAGCTGCGTGACGGCATCCGGGTCTGGTGCGACGCAGCGATCCCGGCGGGCGCGATCCGCTTCTCCCCGGACCAGTAG
- a CDS encoding peptidoglycan recognition protein family protein, producing the protein MRAYLASSIGVACTAALVLPALTPVASAAPRVPDLPGSTQSLPLVPLPGYERAAGGAVVQGLPQRETRPFSLVGVVWEDPDSELHGSVQVRTRATGSGAWSEWQDVETHDFEHAPDPGSEERAGGTVRGATAPLWVGDSDAVAVRVRPEPARGATRAATPPLPGGLRLELVDPGEEPESPPPGSPESPPPGSPEIPQPGSQENPAPLAPFPERPEIPVPGEGVYEELPGATGDPALTASLTPESAAASAVNADLAPLGSDAILPLSKAETEAEASAYGVAKPYIGPRPGIVTRRGWGADEALREKQFVYTKTVQAAFVHHTATGNRFTCRQSGSVLRSIYRYHVESSGWRDIGYNFAVDKCGNIYEGRAGGVAKPVLGAHTRGFNTNSMGIAVLGTYSSTPPTKAAVDAIAKLTAWKLGLFGANPKATTYLTSGGGNRYAKGTKARLHVISGHRDGFATDCPGARLYGQLGTARAVAARLQGR; encoded by the coding sequence ATGCGTGCCTACCTTGCATCCTCCATCGGAGTCGCCTGCACCGCCGCCCTCGTTCTTCCCGCACTCACCCCCGTGGCCTCCGCCGCGCCGCGCGTGCCGGATCTCCCGGGCTCGACGCAGTCGTTGCCCCTGGTGCCCCTGCCCGGCTACGAACGCGCGGCCGGCGGGGCGGTCGTCCAAGGTCTGCCGCAGCGCGAGACCCGGCCGTTCTCCCTCGTCGGTGTCGTGTGGGAGGACCCGGACAGCGAGCTCCACGGCTCGGTCCAGGTCCGTACCCGCGCCACCGGCTCGGGCGCGTGGTCGGAATGGCAGGACGTGGAGACCCACGACTTCGAACACGCCCCGGACCCCGGCTCCGAGGAGCGGGCCGGGGGTACGGTGCGCGGGGCGACCGCCCCCCTGTGGGTCGGCGACTCGGACGCGGTGGCGGTCCGGGTCCGGCCCGAGCCCGCCCGGGGTGCGACCCGCGCCGCCACGCCGCCCCTGCCCGGGGGCCTGCGGCTGGAACTCGTCGACCCGGGTGAGGAACCGGAGAGCCCGCCGCCGGGCAGTCCGGAGAGCCCGCCGCCCGGGAGTCCGGAGATCCCGCAGCCGGGCAGCCAGGAGAACCCGGCGCCGCTCGCCCCCTTCCCGGAGAGGCCGGAGATCCCCGTGCCCGGCGAAGGCGTGTACGAGGAACTGCCGGGAGCCACGGGCGATCCGGCCCTCACCGCGTCGCTCACGCCCGAGTCGGCGGCCGCCTCCGCCGTCAACGCGGACCTCGCGCCTCTCGGCTCCGACGCGATCCTCCCGCTGAGCAAGGCGGAGACGGAGGCGGAGGCCTCGGCGTACGGGGTCGCCAAGCCGTACATCGGACCCCGGCCCGGCATCGTCACGCGCAGGGGCTGGGGTGCCGACGAGGCCCTGCGCGAGAAGCAGTTCGTCTACACGAAGACGGTCCAGGCCGCCTTCGTCCACCACACCGCCACGGGCAACCGGTTCACCTGCCGGCAGTCCGGCTCCGTCCTCCGCAGTATCTACCGCTACCACGTGGAGAGCAGTGGCTGGCGCGACATCGGCTACAACTTCGCCGTCGACAAGTGCGGAAACATCTACGAAGGCAGGGCGGGAGGCGTGGCCAAACCGGTTCTCGGCGCACATACACGTGGTTTTAACACGAACAGCATGGGCATCGCCGTGCTCGGGACGTACAGTTCGACCCCTCCGACCAAGGCCGCGGTGGACGCCATCGCCAAACTCACCGCATGGAAGCTCGGGCTCTTCGGGGCCAACCCGAAGGCCACGACATATCTGACGTCGGGTGGCGGCAACAGATACGCGAAGGGCACGAAGGCCAGGCTCCACGTCATCTCCGGGCACCGGGACGGATTCGCCACCGACTGCCCGGGCGCCCGCCTCTACGGCCAACTCGGCACGGCCCGCGCGGTCGCGGCCAGACTCCAGGGCCGCTGA